One stretch of Monomorium pharaonis isolate MP-MQ-018 chromosome 10, ASM1337386v2, whole genome shotgun sequence DNA includes these proteins:
- the LOC105833952 gene encoding monocarboxylate transporter 13 isoform X1 — protein sequence MSTTVDKVDEQISDASKSQQNGHERNRSEELPLEDINDNNNDETIEVEMVVPPDGGWGWVIVAASFMCNLFVDGIIFSFGVFLNDIADAFSVSKASVAFVNSLQSGFYLMAGPFVSALANRYGFRLVTILGSVISCVAFVLAYFSTSIEFLYISYGAIGGIGAGLIYVPAVITTSFYFEKWRALATGIAVCGSGIGAFLLAPLSNILVKTFGWRGALLCQAGMLLHCAVFGAMFRPLKPTRIKVKNTPENAALEVKTTLMEKGVSTTSLHCVQPNRSGFFGTNNNTEYPTAAELLGSSPNIVNTSKSLHSLHKVETETLEKKVSTSEKRLSVPIYPIDDPDLDAMTNEEKIAEENNLLSGDLERLNGKVPTIRRHTISGRRFRTDSECSQKSFRMGKRNSKDPQRPFYRDDIFYGGSLNRLPHYRSQQSSVGYHMSVTRLPTAKDVAEEESGSFYLCPESVRRILTTMLDLSLLKSPSFLILAISGGLTMMGFYTPFLYVTDRAIKANIDPSTAMFLVSVIGIGNTIGRIVCGLVTSSLPGVNALVVNNIFISVGGLVTIFSGLSLSEGYQFFYAASFGLSISVFASLRSILVVDLLGLEKLTNAFGLLLLFQGVAATVGAPLAGAFMDATGSYDASFYLSGSLMLLSAVICYPIKRINMWERRNEKKSDAIEPSAS from the exons ATGTCGACGACGGTAGATAAAGTGGACGAACAGATTTCCGACGCGAGCAAGTCGCAGCAAAATGGTCACGAGCGCAATAGAAGCGAGGAGCTACCGCTCGAGGACATCAACGACAACAATAACGACGAG ACCATTGAAGTGGAAATGGTCGTACCACCTGATGGAGGATGGGGTTGGGTGATTGTTGCAGCTTCCTTTATGTGCAACCTCTTTGTCGACGGTATCATTTTCAGCTTTGGCGTGTTTCTCAATGATATCGCGGACGCGTTTTCTGTATCGAAAGCAAGTGTTGCGTTCGTTAATTCGTTACAGAGTGGATTTTATCTCATGGCTG gtCCCTTCGTATCCGCTCTTGCCAATCGATATGGCTTTAGATTAGTGACTATATTAGGAAGCGTGATAAGCTGTGTCGCCTTCGTCCTCGCGTACTTCAGCACTTCCATCGAATTTCTTTACATTTCTTATGGCGCCATCG gTGGCATCGGAGCTGGTCTAATATACGTACCGGCCGTAATAACTACCAGTTTTTACTTCGAAAAATGGCGAGCCTTGGCTACAGGTATTGCAGTATGTGGTTCCGGTATCGGTGCATTTTTACTCGCACCATTGTCGAACATACTCGTGAAAACTTTCGGCTGGAGAGGAGCCTTGCTATGTCAAGCAG GCATGCTGTTACATTGTGCCGTATTTGGCGCAATGTTCCGTCCTTTGAAACCAACGAGGATTAAAGTAAAGAACACCCCGGAAAACGCCGCGCTCGAGGTGAAAACCACGTTAATGGAAAAAGGTGTATCAACGACTTCGTTGCACTGTGTGCAACCAAATAGAAGTGGTTTCTTCGGTACGAATAATAATACGGAATACCCGACGGCAGCGGAACTTCTCGGTAGCAGCCCTAACATAGTAAA CACATCCAAATCCCTGCACTCGTTGCACAAGGTGGAGACTGAAACCTTGGAGAAAAAAGTGAGCACCTCAGAGAAACGATTATCCGTGCCGATATATCCCATTGATGATCCTGATTTAGATGCTATGACTAACGAGGAGAAAATCGCCGAGGAGAACAATCTGCTCAGTGGTGATTTGGAGCGATTGAATGGAAAAGTACCAACG ATTCGCCGACATACGATTAGCGGCCGACGTTTCCGAACGGATTCGGAATGCAGCCAAAAGTCTTTTCGAATGGGCAAACGTAATTCGAAAGATCCGCAGAGACCGTTCTATAGAGACGACATCTTTTATGGCGGCTCTTTGAATAGACTTCCTCATTACAGGTCTCAA CAATCGTCAGTCGGTTATCACATGTCAGTGACGCGATTGCCAACGGCAAAGGATGTGGCGGAGGAAGAAAGCGGGAGTTTCTACCTGTGTCCGGAAAGTGTACGACGAATTTTAACCACAATGTTAGATTTGAGCCTTCTAAAAAGTCCGtcctttttaatattagcGATCTCTGGTGGGCTCACCATGATGGGCTTTTATACGCCCTTCTTGTATGTAACAG ATCGAGCAATAAAGGCTAACATCGATCCTTCGACAGCGATGTTCCTCGTTTCGGTAATCGGTATCGGTAATACCATCGGCCGTATCGTTTGCGGCTTAGTAACAAGCAGTTTGCCCGGAGTTAACGCCCTCGTCgtgaacaatatatttatcagCGTCGGTGGTTTAGTAACTATTTTCTCCGGTCTTTCTCTAAGCGAGGGATATCAATTCTTTTATGCAGCTAGCTTTGGTCTCAGTATAT CCGTCTTCGCCTCCCTAAGGTCGATCCTCGTTGTGGATCTGTTAGGGTTAGAGAAACTAACAAACGCTTTTGGGTTGCTTCTTCTGTTCCAAGGTGTGGCGGCGACTGTGGGCGCGCCTCTGGCAG GTGCGTTCATGGATGCGACCGGGAGCTACGACGCCTCATTCTACTTGTCCGGCAGCCTTATGCTTTTGTCGGCTGTGATCTGTTATCCGATAAAGAGGATCAACATGTGGGAGAGGCGCAACGAGAAGAAATCGGACGCGATAGAACCTTCCGCATCCTGA
- the LOC105833952 gene encoding monocarboxylate transporter 13 isoform X2, producing MVVPPDGGWGWVIVAASFMCNLFVDGIIFSFGVFLNDIADAFSVSKASVAFVNSLQSGFYLMAGPFVSALANRYGFRLVTILGSVISCVAFVLAYFSTSIEFLYISYGAIGGIGAGLIYVPAVITTSFYFEKWRALATGIAVCGSGIGAFLLAPLSNILVKTFGWRGALLCQAGMLLHCAVFGAMFRPLKPTRIKVKNTPENAALEVKTTLMEKGVSTTSLHCVQPNRSGFFGTNNNTEYPTAAELLGSSPNIVNTSKSLHSLHKVETETLEKKVSTSEKRLSVPIYPIDDPDLDAMTNEEKIAEENNLLSGDLERLNGKVPTIRRHTISGRRFRTDSECSQKSFRMGKRNSKDPQRPFYRDDIFYGGSLNRLPHYRSQQSSVGYHMSVTRLPTAKDVAEEESGSFYLCPESVRRILTTMLDLSLLKSPSFLILAISGGLTMMGFYTPFLYVTDRAIKANIDPSTAMFLVSVIGIGNTIGRIVCGLVTSSLPGVNALVVNNIFISVGGLVTIFSGLSLSEGYQFFYAASFGLSISVFASLRSILVVDLLGLEKLTNAFGLLLLFQGVAATVGAPLAGAFMDATGSYDASFYLSGSLMLLSAVICYPIKRINMWERRNEKKSDAIEPSAS from the exons ATGGTCGTACCACCTGATGGAGGATGGGGTTGGGTGATTGTTGCAGCTTCCTTTATGTGCAACCTCTTTGTCGACGGTATCATTTTCAGCTTTGGCGTGTTTCTCAATGATATCGCGGACGCGTTTTCTGTATCGAAAGCAAGTGTTGCGTTCGTTAATTCGTTACAGAGTGGATTTTATCTCATGGCTG gtCCCTTCGTATCCGCTCTTGCCAATCGATATGGCTTTAGATTAGTGACTATATTAGGAAGCGTGATAAGCTGTGTCGCCTTCGTCCTCGCGTACTTCAGCACTTCCATCGAATTTCTTTACATTTCTTATGGCGCCATCG gTGGCATCGGAGCTGGTCTAATATACGTACCGGCCGTAATAACTACCAGTTTTTACTTCGAAAAATGGCGAGCCTTGGCTACAGGTATTGCAGTATGTGGTTCCGGTATCGGTGCATTTTTACTCGCACCATTGTCGAACATACTCGTGAAAACTTTCGGCTGGAGAGGAGCCTTGCTATGTCAAGCAG GCATGCTGTTACATTGTGCCGTATTTGGCGCAATGTTCCGTCCTTTGAAACCAACGAGGATTAAAGTAAAGAACACCCCGGAAAACGCCGCGCTCGAGGTGAAAACCACGTTAATGGAAAAAGGTGTATCAACGACTTCGTTGCACTGTGTGCAACCAAATAGAAGTGGTTTCTTCGGTACGAATAATAATACGGAATACCCGACGGCAGCGGAACTTCTCGGTAGCAGCCCTAACATAGTAAA CACATCCAAATCCCTGCACTCGTTGCACAAGGTGGAGACTGAAACCTTGGAGAAAAAAGTGAGCACCTCAGAGAAACGATTATCCGTGCCGATATATCCCATTGATGATCCTGATTTAGATGCTATGACTAACGAGGAGAAAATCGCCGAGGAGAACAATCTGCTCAGTGGTGATTTGGAGCGATTGAATGGAAAAGTACCAACG ATTCGCCGACATACGATTAGCGGCCGACGTTTCCGAACGGATTCGGAATGCAGCCAAAAGTCTTTTCGAATGGGCAAACGTAATTCGAAAGATCCGCAGAGACCGTTCTATAGAGACGACATCTTTTATGGCGGCTCTTTGAATAGACTTCCTCATTACAGGTCTCAA CAATCGTCAGTCGGTTATCACATGTCAGTGACGCGATTGCCAACGGCAAAGGATGTGGCGGAGGAAGAAAGCGGGAGTTTCTACCTGTGTCCGGAAAGTGTACGACGAATTTTAACCACAATGTTAGATTTGAGCCTTCTAAAAAGTCCGtcctttttaatattagcGATCTCTGGTGGGCTCACCATGATGGGCTTTTATACGCCCTTCTTGTATGTAACAG ATCGAGCAATAAAGGCTAACATCGATCCTTCGACAGCGATGTTCCTCGTTTCGGTAATCGGTATCGGTAATACCATCGGCCGTATCGTTTGCGGCTTAGTAACAAGCAGTTTGCCCGGAGTTAACGCCCTCGTCgtgaacaatatatttatcagCGTCGGTGGTTTAGTAACTATTTTCTCCGGTCTTTCTCTAAGCGAGGGATATCAATTCTTTTATGCAGCTAGCTTTGGTCTCAGTATAT CCGTCTTCGCCTCCCTAAGGTCGATCCTCGTTGTGGATCTGTTAGGGTTAGAGAAACTAACAAACGCTTTTGGGTTGCTTCTTCTGTTCCAAGGTGTGGCGGCGACTGTGGGCGCGCCTCTGGCAG GTGCGTTCATGGATGCGACCGGGAGCTACGACGCCTCATTCTACTTGTCCGGCAGCCTTATGCTTTTGTCGGCTGTGATCTGTTATCCGATAAAGAGGATCAACATGTGGGAGAGGCGCAACGAGAAGAAATCGGACGCGATAGAACCTTCCGCATCCTGA